The Coleofasciculus sp. FACHB-1120 region CCTCTCTTATCTATCAGCGAATCCAACTTCCCGTGCATCTTCTTTTTTTCCCACTTACAATCCGTCTGGGTTTCACATTGCTGCTGGCGCTAACTCTCGGCGCGTGTCAGCGGGTGCAGTCGCAAAATTCCCGTCTCACGCCTCTGCCTCAAGATCCGTTTGTTCAGGTATATTTCAACCACGCCCAAACGTCAGAATATACTGAGCCGTATCGCCAGCAACGACGGCAGGGAGATGATTTAGAGCAACAGATTGTCGATGCGATCGCTTCTGCTAAATCCAGCGTTGATGTGGCGGTGCAAGAGTTGCGCTTACCGAAGATTGCACAGGCGCTAGTGGATCGCAAGAAAGCTGGGGTAAAAGTTCGGGTAATTTTAGAAAATACTTACAGTCGTCCTCTCAGTGCGATCGCTTCAGCAGAGTTAGCGAAACTGCCGCAACGAGAACAGCAACGCTACCAAGAATTTCTCAAATTAGTAGACCGCAACGGCGATAATCAGCTTAGTCCAGCGGAAATTAACCAAGGGGATGCCTTGGTGATGTTACGGAACGCAGGTATCCCGACAATCGACGATACGGCTGACGGTTCTAAAGGCAGCAGCCTGATGCATCACAAACTTGTGATCGTCGATAACGCAAAACTTATCGTGACTTCCGCTAACTTCACGACATCGGATATTCACGGTGATTTTGCTAAGCCTAACAGTTTGGGCAATGCCAATAACTTGCTGAAAATCGATAGTCCTGAGTTGGCAACCCTTTTCACCCAAGAGTTTAACTCGATGTGGGGCGATGGGCCAGGAGGCAAACCGGATAGTAAATTCGGCATCAAAAAGCCCTATCGATCCGCACAGCAAGTAAAGCTTGTCAATACCACCGTCACCGTCCAATTTTCCCCAACCTCGACCACTCAACCCTGGAATCAAACCAGTAACGGCTTAATTGGCAAAACCTTAAGTACCGCCGCCCAATCTGTTGATATGGCGCTGTTTGTCTTCTCCGATCAGCATTTAGCGAATATTCTAGAAACCGACCATCAAAATGGGGTGCAGGTACGGGCTTTAATCGACCCCGATTTTGTCTATCGTCCCTACAGTGAAGCGTTGGACATGATGGGCGTCGCCTTGAGCAATCAATGCAAGTATGAAGCCGATAACCGTCCTTGGCAAGAACCGATTACCACGGTTGGCGTGCCTCTGCTGCCAAAGGGCGATTTATTACATCACAAATTTGGGGTGGTGGATAAAAAAAACGTCATCACTGGCTCCCACAACTGGTCAGAAGCCGCCAATAGCGGCAATGATGAGACGGTGTTAGTCATTGAAAGTCCGACGGTTGCTGCCCATTATCAGCGCGAATTTGACCGCCTTTATGAGAATGCTGTGTTAGGTGTTCCTGATGGGATTGGGCAAAAAATACAGGCACAGCAGAAACAATGTCTCCAGGTAACAACAGGTTCTCAACCCTCCCAAACCACCGCCGCTGCCAATCTAAAAGCCAAACTTCCGATCCAAAAGGCGCAACCACCTAAAAATCTCTCTACCTCTCCTCAGCCCTCCGTCCCTAGCCCTCAGCCCGATTCCTATCTAGTCAACCTCAACACTGCAAGTAAAGAAGAAATCGAGGCATTACCCGGAGTCGGGCCAAAATTAGCTCAGCGCATTATCGAGGCACGTCAGCAGAAACCCTTTACTTCGCTACAAGACCTTGACAAAGTGCCGGGAGTTGGCCCCAGCTTACTTGAAAAAATAAGCGATCGCGTGACTTGGTAGCAACTGCTTCTTCTTTCCGGATAGGGACAATTTGCTGGTGCTAACGACAATTGGACTAAGCATCTGACAGGATAGTGCTGGTCTTAATGTACTGGGGTGTTGTTACATGAAGCTGATCCGCCTTCTCCTCAAAAATTCTTGGGTAACAGTCATTCTGGCTGCATTGACGGGTCTTCTCAGCGGCGGGAGTAGTGCGGGTCTAATTGCCCTAATTAACCTCACATTAAGAGATATTCAATTACCAACAACGACCCTTGCTTGGAGCTTTGTTGGTTTGTGCTTGCTTCTGTTTGTGACTACGACTGCTTCCCAATTGCTGATTGCCCGATTAGCAGAGGAGGTCATCTTCAATCTGCGAATGCTCTTAAACCAACGCATTTTAGCTTGCCCCTTGCGTCACCTAGAAGAAATTGGCTCCTCCCGCCTTCTAGCTACCCTCACAGAAGATATTGAGGTAATTTCTAGTGCCTCTATTTCCGTTTCCGGACTGTTTGTAAATGTCGCTATTTTAGTAGCGTGCCTGCTCTATTTGAGCTGGCTATCTGTGCCTGTATTCTTTTTTATCCTAGGCTTCATGGCGTTAGGAATCTTTAGCCACACGCTACTGGTGACTAAGGGCAGGGATTCTTTCAAACTTTCCCGTGAAGTGCGAGACAAGTTATACGAGCATTTCCGGACTACCACGGAGGGAACTAAGGAACTCAAGCTGCACAACTCTAGACGCCAAGCGTTTCTCTCTCAAGACCTCCAGTCTACCGCTGCGTCTTCGCGCCATTACCGAGTTGCGGCGATGAGTATTTTTGCTTTGGCGGGAAGTTGGGGGCTGTTATTGTTCTTCGTTCCCATTGGTTTGCTGATTTTTGGTTTACCTCTGCTGAGAAATATTCCTGTTTCTGTTCTATCCGGCTATGCCTTAACGATCATCTTTATGATTACTCCGTTGCGGGGTATTTTAAACACTCTTCCCGATTTAAGTAGAGCGAATGTTGCTTTAGATAAGATTGAATCGCTTGGCTTATCGTTGGTAGCCCAGAGAACTGAGGAGCATCTGACGACGACTCTAGATTCGCAGCTTGAGTGGAATTCTTTAAAATTAGTGGGAGTGACTCATGCTTACCGTGGGGAACGGGAAGAACATCGCTTCATTCTAGGGCCACTCGACGTAACTTTTCATCGTGGAGAATTAGTGTTTGTTGTCGGTGGTAATGGGAGCGGCAAATCTACTCTTGTGAAGCTGCTAGTTGGACTCTATATTCCAGAATCAGGAGAAATTCAGTTTGACGGTAAACCGATTACAGATAAAAATCGCGAGTGGTATCGTCAGCAGTTTTCAGTTGTTTTCTCTGACTTCTATCTTTTTACCCGTCTTCTAGGATTAGACACTCCATCACTAACTAACCAAACCCAAAAGTATTTAGAAAAGCTGGAATTAGATCATAAAGTGCAGGTAAAAGACGGTATTCTTTCCACTACTACCTTATCCCAAGGACAACGCAAGCGTCTTGCTTTATTAACGGCGTATTTGGAAGATCGTCCTATTTATATATTTGACGAATGGGCGTCAGACCAAGACCCAGTATTCAAGGAAGTTTTTTACACGCAACTGTTGCCAGAGTTAAAAAGTAGAGGGAAGACGGTTCTGGTTGTTACTCACGATGACCGCTATTTTGAAGTTGCCGATCGGATTGTGAAGTTGGATTATGGGAAAGTGCAATATGATAAAAGCTTACATGGTTGATGGGATTTTTTCTTAAATTATTACTTTTAATTCGGAACCCCACCCCAGCCCTCCCCGTTAACGGGGAGGGGGAAATATGTCTCTTTCTTTTTTATGGGAGGATTGCAAGATTTTGGGTTAAGAAATGTGATAAAAAGTTGCTTGTTTATTCTTTGGAATCATCAATTACCATTATCCATTCATTTACAAATTAACAATACCTCTTTGTTTGATAGTTTTCTCTGTGTTCTGAGATAAATCAGGCCAAGATAAGAAATTAAGCCGCAAAATACGTTTAGTAGGAACGTTGTCCCAAGCGCTAAAAACGCGCTTCCAATCATCAATAAATTCGGGTTGAACTTGCCCTATTTTTTTTACTAAAGAGTAATAGACGCGATCGCTTACTGCTTCATCGGATGTGACGCCTTGCCGAAGTTCCAAATCGAACTCTAGATACTGTTGGTCTTCTTCGTAAAGAATTCGGGCGCGGTATAGTCCAGTGAGAATATCGTTTAGTTCTTCGCATTTTACCGCTGCATCCAACATATATTCGGTAAGATTAGTCCCTAAAAGAATTAAACAACTATCTGAGCGACCCGTGACTGCTAAAATATCTGGAAGCCAAGGGCTAGATTTTGCAATAATCTTGACTAAAGCTTCATCCTGAGAATCTAGCTTATCCGAAGTAAGAATTGCTTTTCTTAATTTCCGCCAACTATATAACGCAACACGGTCGTAGAGAATGTAGCGCACTAGCGGAATTCCTTGCCAACGGGTCACGCAAAAGTGACTATCAACAAGTTCCACAAAAGTGTCGGAAGCAATGAAATGAAAGAAGTGAGGAATGGGAGATTCTATACCTAGCGAATTAGCAAGTTCTTGGTTGCGATACAGTAGTTTTCGTAAGGCAACTGAAGCGAGAGATTCGGTTCCAAGTCCCCCAGTATCGGCGCTGGCATACATGGAAAACATAAATGGAATGTCTTCTGGTATTCCCGCCCGATTTTGCAAAGAAGTGCGAATACTTTCTGGAAAAGGTTCACCAATTACGATGTATCTTAATTTTTCTAATGGAAGCGATCGCTTTCCCTCACTTGCCTTTAGATGAAGATGCGCGATCGCAGATGGTACAATAAATAAAATAATCTGATCTACGAATGGGTTCATCTTGCAGATCATCTCAATAATATCATCTTGCTGGATGCCTGGACAGAATACCCAGAAAGGATAAGGCGTATTCGTTGCCATATTATTTAACGCCCAGGAAAAAGACACTCCTCCTAGAGAACTTCCTAAACTAAGTCCGACAATTGCTAATGTTTTTTTTTGTGTACGGCAAAGGTTCGTTCCAGAAATATTCGAGTTTTAAGACCAATCAAATAGCTAGTTGACTTTAAAATAGGCCAATAAAATGAGTTTCCGGATGAGCCGGAAGAACGCGCAATCGCATAAATTTTATCAGCATCATCTGCTAGTAGTTCCTCAAATGGATAAGCTAAGGCATAGGACTTCTTATCTGGCAAAGGTAGCTGGTCAAATGGAACTCGTGCTTTAATTCCTTGGGTTTCTAAAAACTGTTTGTAAGCGGGTACGCCTTGTTGGGCACGTTGATACACTCTTTCCGCTAATCTTTTCGACCCTAAAGAGTTTTTTGTGAATGATAGAAATTTCATAAGGTAGTGCTAAAGAGGTTGTAAATTTCTCTTTTTTTACGAACCACGAAGGCGCAAAGGACACGAAGGAAAGAGAGGGAGGAGAAGAAGAGTCTATAAATAAGTCTTAAATTTCTAACGCTAAACGCAGACTACTATAAGACAAACTAAAGTTGAAGAGATTCTAGATATTGCTTAATGAAATATCGAATAAATTAAATTAAATTGAAACAAAAATTTACTAACTTAAGTCATAGATTTCAGAGCTTCGCAAATTCTTAGCGTAATAAAGAAATAGGAGCGCCAAACTGATTTTAGGGGTGGATGGAGGGGGGAAACTTCCCTATGTCAAGCTTTCTAGATCGGCACATTCACGCAGGCGTGAAGTTTTGAACGTTATTACTATATAAATTATGGTGAATTTTAATTTGCAAGCGTCTAATTCTCTTCGCAAAACCCAAACTTTTAACAATCCCGCTCGCTTTATTGAAGGATGGTATTGGGCTATTCCCTCTCACAATCTCAAGGTGGGTGAAGTGAAGCCTGTAACCCTTTTGGGAAGGGAACTGGCGATTTATCGGGGCAAGGATGGGAAAGCGATCGCTCTCGATGCATATTGCCCGCACATGGGCGCACACCTTGCCGAAGGAAAAGTCGAAGGCAACGGGATTCGCTGTTTTTTCCACAACTGGAAGTATGACCAAGCGGGAAAGTGTATCGATATTCCGTGTTTGGAAAAGCCGCTTCCAGCGAAGGTACGAAGTTGGCCTACGGCTGAGAAGTACGGAATGGTGTGGGTTTGGACTGGGGAAACGCCACGACAGCCTTTGCCTTGCCCTCCAGAACTCAAAGACGAAGAATGCGACGCTGTGATCGCGTCTTGCTTTGTCAAGAACTGTCACCCCAATGTGGTGATGATCAACGCCATCGACGCCCAACACTTCAATACCGTTCATAACCTGCCACTGAAAATTGTGTTCGAGAAGCAGGAAGACGAAAACGCGATCGCCTTCAGCAATACCACGCGGGGAGGGGAAGATTCTCTGTTTGTAAAACTAATCCGCCCCTTATATAAAAATGAAGTCACTTATAGTATGTGCTACTGGTACGGCAGCACCGGCACGGTGACACTTGGGCCAGACTTTCTCCACTTCTACATCATGTTTGCCCTTCGCCTTACCGAAACAGGAAAAACTGAAGGACAGACTTTATTAATTACTAAGAAGCGTCCGGGTGTACTCGGCTGGATCTTTAATCGGATCGTACTTTGGCTGACGAAAATGGTGGGCAATTACTTTGCCAAAGGAGACACCCAAGTTTTCCAAACGATTAAGTTTGACTTTCAGACTCCGACGAAAGAGGACAAGTCGATTATCCAGTTCATCCAGCACGTCGAGAAACAGAGAGCGATCGCTTGGGGAACTTGGGAGGCGGCTTTACCGAAGGAGCAGCAGCGGCACTATGATTTGGATAAGGCAGACCTAACTCCCCAACCCCTTTCCCTGCAAGGGAACGGAGTGCATCCTCCCTCCCTAACCACGGAGGCGAGATGAGTTCTGTATTAATTACAGGCTGTTCCTCCGGCTTCGGTCGGGGTATGGTTGATGAGTTTCTCCGGCGAGGTTGGCACGTCATCGGTACGATGCGGAACGCACCACAGCGGCGGGAGATCCTCGCAGAATCGCTAGAAAAATATAGCGATCGCTTGACGATTCTCAGTCTGGAAATTACCGAACCCAGCCAACGAGATGCCGTAGTTGAAGCAGTTCGCCAAAGAGGGCGGCTGGATTGTTTAGTAAATAATGCAGGCTACAGGTTCTACGGTGCTTTGGAGGATCTGGGCGAGGAGCAAATCCGCCGTCAGTTTGAGGTAAATTTCTTCGGTGGGGTGTTCCTGACTCGCGCTTTGCTTCCGTTGATTCGGGAAGCGCAGGGAACCCTGATTTTTATCTCCTCTACCTTCGGCTTTACCGGCTTTCCCTTAACCTCGGCGCATTGCGCCAGCAAGTATGCTCTGGAAGGCTTGGCAGAGAGTCTTTATTACGAGCTTGAGTCCCACGGCGTTCGTGTCGCCTTGGTAGAGCCTGGAGCCAGCAAGACGACGAACAATGGCAAGAATATGAGCTGGGGGGAAGGAAACGCTGAAACGTATCGAATTCAGACGGAAAACTACCGGAGGCTGAATCAGCGAATTGTATCAACGGCTCCGGATAATACGCCTCTGGTCGCTAAACGGG contains the following coding sequences:
- a CDS encoding aromatic ring-hydroxylating dioxygenase subunit alpha translates to MVNFNLQASNSLRKTQTFNNPARFIEGWYWAIPSHNLKVGEVKPVTLLGRELAIYRGKDGKAIALDAYCPHMGAHLAEGKVEGNGIRCFFHNWKYDQAGKCIDIPCLEKPLPAKVRSWPTAEKYGMVWVWTGETPRQPLPCPPELKDEECDAVIASCFVKNCHPNVVMINAIDAQHFNTVHNLPLKIVFEKQEDENAIAFSNTTRGGEDSLFVKLIRPLYKNEVTYSMCYWYGSTGTVTLGPDFLHFYIMFALRLTETGKTEGQTLLITKKRPGVLGWIFNRIVLWLTKMVGNYFAKGDTQVFQTIKFDFQTPTKEDKSIIQFIQHVEKQRAIAWGTWEAALPKEQQRHYDLDKADLTPQPLSLQGNGVHPPSLTTEAR
- a CDS encoding cyclic peptide export ABC transporter, coding for MKLIRLLLKNSWVTVILAALTGLLSGGSSAGLIALINLTLRDIQLPTTTLAWSFVGLCLLLFVTTTASQLLIARLAEEVIFNLRMLLNQRILACPLRHLEEIGSSRLLATLTEDIEVISSASISVSGLFVNVAILVACLLYLSWLSVPVFFFILGFMALGIFSHTLLVTKGRDSFKLSREVRDKLYEHFRTTTEGTKELKLHNSRRQAFLSQDLQSTAASSRHYRVAAMSIFALAGSWGLLLFFVPIGLLIFGLPLLRNIPVSVLSGYALTIIFMITPLRGILNTLPDLSRANVALDKIESLGLSLVAQRTEEHLTTTLDSQLEWNSLKLVGVTHAYRGEREEHRFILGPLDVTFHRGELVFVVGGNGSGKSTLVKLLVGLYIPESGEIQFDGKPITDKNREWYRQQFSVVFSDFYLFTRLLGLDTPSLTNQTQKYLEKLELDHKVQVKDGILSTTTLSQGQRKRLALLTAYLEDRPIYIFDEWASDQDPVFKEVFYTQLLPELKSRGKTVLVVTHDDRYFEVADRIVKLDYGKVQYDKSLHG
- a CDS encoding DUF655 domain-containing protein, with translation MLLALTLGACQRVQSQNSRLTPLPQDPFVQVYFNHAQTSEYTEPYRQQRRQGDDLEQQIVDAIASAKSSVDVAVQELRLPKIAQALVDRKKAGVKVRVILENTYSRPLSAIASAELAKLPQREQQRYQEFLKLVDRNGDNQLSPAEINQGDALVMLRNAGIPTIDDTADGSKGSSLMHHKLVIVDNAKLIVTSANFTTSDIHGDFAKPNSLGNANNLLKIDSPELATLFTQEFNSMWGDGPGGKPDSKFGIKKPYRSAQQVKLVNTTVTVQFSPTSTTQPWNQTSNGLIGKTLSTAAQSVDMALFVFSDQHLANILETDHQNGVQVRALIDPDFVYRPYSEALDMMGVALSNQCKYEADNRPWQEPITTVGVPLLPKGDLLHHKFGVVDKKNVITGSHNWSEAANSGNDETVLVIESPTVAAHYQREFDRLYENAVLGVPDGIGQKIQAQQKQCLQVTTGSQPSQTTAAANLKAKLPIQKAQPPKNLSTSPQPSVPSPQPDSYLVNLNTASKEEIEALPGVGPKLAQRIIEARQQKPFTSLQDLDKVPGVGPSLLEKISDRVTW
- a CDS encoding SDR family oxidoreductase translates to MSSVLITGCSSGFGRGMVDEFLRRGWHVIGTMRNAPQRREILAESLEKYSDRLTILSLEITEPSQRDAVVEAVRQRGRLDCLVNNAGYRFYGALEDLGEEQIRRQFEVNFFGGVFLTRALLPLIREAQGTLIFISSTFGFTGFPLTSAHCASKYALEGLAESLYYELESHGVRVALVEPGASKTTNNGKNMSWGEGNAETYRIQTENYRRLNQRIVSTAPDNTPLVAKRVADIAEGSDRQLRRRVGWDANFTHIYQQILPDKLRLPLSKMIYRRLFMGRQSR